Part of the Scyliorhinus canicula chromosome 8, sScyCan1.1, whole genome shotgun sequence genome is shown below.
ttgaaataTGCTGCTCTTGCTGATTGTGTCTTATTTAATTTTCAGTATTTTTTTACAACCATCCATTTGTTTGGATTTATTATGGCTTCTGTAATTGCTAATAATTAATAAGGTACGTTGAAAAAAATAGATTAGAGCTTGTAGTAAATGATGCAACtagaaaaggggaaaaaaaggacAGATGCTCCAGCAAAGTGACCCTCAAAAAATTGGAGACATGTTATTGGGGCACCAGTAGCAGATCAGAGGTTTTTACGACATGCTCCCACCATGACAACAGTGTATCAAAGAATCACACCTGGAATTCTGGAAAGCAACAGCGGAGTCAAAATGTTAAAAGGAACTGACCACCCACTGCATAGAGTGTTTCAACTCCCAGTATTATGGTTTGTACATTAATCCTAAATAATTACCGGTCAGCCTATTTGTACCAGGCATCTATATATAAAAGCTACACAAATAGCCACGAAAGCAAATAAAAAAAACCTTTGGCAAAATTGGCTTAAGCTATAAATAATGGATAGTCAGTTAAATTAAACAGTCACTTCACAGCTTCAGTGGACTGTTGATCAAGTTGAATTAAATTGTCAGATAAACGGCAATATAAATTAAATATTAGTATTAAAGGATGGATGAATGAAAAAATATGCAAAAAAGTTAATTAACGCAATTTTAGTTTAGGAATGTTCTACAATCTTTTCTTCCCAAAGTACAAATTCCGATTGGCAAATAAAAGTCAACAATTAATCCCGGTGAGTGTGTTGTGCGGTATTATCCTACGTCTAGCAATACCATCTGAGTATTCAGCTTTCTAAAAATACATCTAAAGCTGAAGAGTTGCTGACAAGTTTCTGCAAATACAGGAATTTTTTTCTCCCATCCCATCCATTTTATAAACTCCCACTTTCTTATATTGAAAAAAAGATGGTAGTTAGTTGCATGTCATTGAACTTAAATATAAGCAGGTTTTTAAAATAATAGACACTTGCGTGGTACCGAAGAAGGATCAGACAGCTGTTCCAAAAGTGTCAGTTTAGAGAGATAAACCTTCCCCTACAATTTAAATTGCACTGTATGCTGAAAAGTAATAGTAAATTGTGAAACAGCTGGGTGGGAAAGTATTGAATCAAATAGCTTTGCTGACATTTTTGCTGCATTTGAAAACTTGCTCAGCATCGTAACTTGGTATCAAAGGACACCATGGGAAAttctgcactgtgggtgttcagCACTTCCCCTCACAAAGTCTGTTGAGTTGTGCAGAGCAATTGGGAAATAAGAATCACTATTGAAATTGTTTCTACAAATATTGGAAAACAAAACCCCCGGAAGTAATTAAAGAACAGCTTGTCAGTATACCAGTGCAAATGGGCAATAAGGACCATTTCCCTGCAAGTAGTTGCTTTCTAATGCAGATCAAATATTTATCAGTTTAAACTGCAGACAAGAAAAATTGGAACCTTTATATAACTGCAAAATAGTCAATTCAAATGAAACGTTTTCATTGGATAGTACCTGAACAGCTATATTTAATTAGATCAGATTTCAAATGCCTTCCAATAATAGGTGCATATGCAGTTATTATTCAATTAAAGTCTAAATcataaaatgctgaaaataaGTTAAACTGAAGACTAGTTTTGACTATAGGTTATTATTGCTACAAAACAGTTAGCAGTACTTCAGCCATTTCATATCATTCTTGCCATAACAAAAGACAACCATTTAACCATTTACCAGTAACATTGGAGTACATTGTTTCTAATCGTTCTGGGATGTAACATATTCCACCTACACTATCTAACCCACATTAATCCTATCAGAAGGGGCACTGAATTTACAGCCACCACGGTGCAGTTTGTATAGAATCAATATTCCATTAAGGAAGTTAAATATCTACTGTCAAGTTGTCCAGTTCGTCAACTCCCATCAGTCACAATGAAATTCGGGCAAATCCGCCACTGACTTCCCTTAAGCCCAGTGTTGTTCCTTGTGCATCTTGAATAAagcaatgtatttttttttcaagttttatTTCTGCTGAATACACGTTCCCCTCTCAGTGTGAGATGTTGTAGTTGGTACTGTAGTACTTCTGTATCTGCTGGCTCGTTAATATTCATTTTATCTAGGTTTAGGTAATCTAAGGATTTTGACTGGGCCCTCTTTCCCTTAATGAGGCAAACTGGTAAAGGGCCACGTAGACATTTGTTGGGTTCAAAGGAAAGTGACTTGACAGTTCGTTCCCCTGAACTTGGCATTCGCCGTCGTCTTCTGCCATTTGCAGCTGGGATCTCGTACGGTTGATAGTATCGATTCTTGGTTCTGTAGATGCGAGAACTTCTAGCCACTCCTGCATCCTGCTGCTTAGTATGTTGGCTGGGCAAAGCTTCTGCTGAATTTGGCTCATTGCCTGACCACCTTTGAGCCAACTTTAAAAGTTCCCCACCTGTAGTAAAGCCAACCAAGTAGTTGGTGTCCATGTGAAGAATCTGATAGCTAGGCACAGTTCGCTTGACTGGAGAGCATGGGGTGCTGGAGCTGCGGGGTTTCTCTGGTTCTGCTTTACCCAGAGAGTTCACTTCCACAGCAGGGGCAGAGAGGACTGGCACGGCTGCCCTGTTAATACCACTGAGGTCCACCTCCATTCTGAAACTGGCAGCTGTCGGACTAAAGTACAACATAACACTTAGTACAATACTAACAGaaaacaaatataacatttacacAAGGTTAAAAACTGGCCTCTGAAGACATAACCATAATGCTTAAAAAGACCATAAACAATTAATCAGTAACTTGGTAAACCTCAGCTCATCGCTGCCTTACCTTATTTAATCTCTTTAAAAGGTTGAACAGTGTTTAAACAGGTGGGTGAGCAACCTGGAGTACAAACTCAATGTCACAGGCGTAATGGAGAAAATCTCTCACAACAACACATCTGATTCTACATTTAATCTTAAGCCATGTTTAAAAAGAAATagtgcacattctccttgtgtttgcgtgggtctcacccccacaacccaaagatgtgcaggctaggtggattggacacgctaaatttatttttaaaaagaaaaagagataGGGTCGATAGCAGTGTGATCAGCTTTTGAATTGGATAGTTTATGATGTGAAAATTCAAGCAAACTCAGTGTGCAGGTTAGAGTGTGATGGTTAAGCTTGGTCCTTTAGTCTCAGTAGCAGGACGGTCAATCTGCACTCTTTGGATAAATATTTTGTTGGAAGATTATTCAAAATGTCACACTAGAACTGCAGTTTATTTCTCTGCTTAAGGCCTAGCTAGTGTAGACTTTAAAATAAGCCATTAGGTTTTGTCTTAATTTTTTGTGCCTGTGGTTGGCTAATTTTACTGTCATTGGCAAAAGAAAGGCAAGTGTGAGCATACGTCTGGGTAACAGAAACCAGGCATAGTGATAATGTAACTAGACCAgccatccagaggcccagactaatgttCCAGGGACATGGCGGGTTCAAAACCAACTATGGCAgtcggtggaatttaaattaaattaataaatctggaatatgaagctaatctccgtaatggtgaccatgaaactatcatcaattattgtaaaaacccattccatttactaatgcccttcagggaaggaaacctgcctacagccttccttacccggtctggcttacATGAGACTTccgacccacatcaatgtggttgactgccctctgaaatggcttagcaaagcactcagttcaagggcaattagggatgagcaacaaatgctggccccgtcagcgacgtccacattgcatgaaagaattttttaaaaatcaagtctAATTCACATTTAGATTTGTAggaaaggacttccggtggcagctatgagggagtaggtcgcacatttggtggctcccttttggtcggacttttggaccattTCCCCTGACGTTTTTGCACTTTTGAgtgcggaactggaaagcaatagtactcaggcacaggacccatacagaattgtatgggcctaagaagccggagggaccgtaaacagcagaggttgtcgagtaagggcacagtggaggctgtgagagagaccagcatggctggtgttcagagcaaggagccaacagcccagcccacaatggagcagctgctgcaaacTATGCAGAAGGGCTTTTTGACTTTGAAacgtgacaacttggagccgcttcagaagtcgattgatcggatgggaaaaaggctggatgatcagtcTGAGAAGTTCCAgaagttggagaagtcagtggaggagcaggctgactttcaaacagtggcggatgtggagattcggaggctgagggaccagcaaaaagtgctgctggaaaggctggaggacctggacaacagatctcgcttGGGCCTCCCGAAGGGCGCAGAGGGGCTAGACGCTGCCGCatttgtggagggtatgtttcagaagttgctggggaacgaggtgttcccgtGCCCGCcgttggtggacagggcacacagagtgcaggtgaggcagccacgacaagggggtcccccacgatcgatggtggtacgctttcacaggtacctggacaaggaacgggtgctgcaatgggcaaagagcacacaaagctgtatttgggacaataccaccctgcgtgtgTACCAAGATTTGAGAGCGgaagtggccaggaggaggggagactacaggcaggtgaaggagatactgtattaaaacaaggtgaaattcgggctgctttttccggcacGACTGTGGGTTACATACAAGGGTCAGCACCTCTATTTCGACGAACCCGAAGAGGCGGTGGACTTCGTTAAgaagggctggccctgagctgaggatgtttggactcatgttagagcttttaagtatatgtgggGTATATGTATGACAGACCagaggaagcgcgacacatggcttgggggctggccaaggaaaggggatggctgatcggcaaaggggggggggggggggggggggggaggcgaagtgccctccaaccaggctgatcacctggaatgttagagggttaaacgggccagtaaagagggcgcgtgtgtttgcgcatctgcgggttctgaaggcggacatagtcttgttgcaggagatgcacctgaaagtggcagaccaggttaggttaaggaagggctgggtcagtcaggtctttcattcggggcttgattctaagatgaGGGGGGttacgatcctgattaataaaagggtacaatttgaggcggacgGCACAGTTGTGGATGGGGTGGCAGGTtcattatggtgaggggtaagctcgaaggggtgagagcagtcctggtcagtgtgtatgcccctaattgggacgatgtggattttattaggaggatgttAGGGaggatccccgacttggactcgtgTAAGATGATCataggtggggactttaatacagtcctggacccgagcctggaccggtcatgctcaagaacTGGTAggttgccagcaatggcaaacaaactgagagggttcatggagtaaatggggggagcagatccgtggagatttagccggccgacaGCGAGGGAGTTCTCAtattactcccacgtccacaaggtgtagtcccgtagggacctgctggccggaatggtgggggcagaatattcggcaattgccatatcggaccatgctccgcactgggtagacctgcagttttgtcaggacagctttcagcgcccactatggaggctggaagttggactactcgcgaacgaggcggtgtgcgagaggctgaggaaatgcatgcagagttacctgcaggtgaacgatactggagatgtctcggcagcggtgctctgggaggcactgaaggcagtgatgagaggggagctgatatcaatatgggcgtacagggacaggacggataggggaGAGACGCACAtactacggacggacaggaggtacgcggaatcCCCAAGGCTAGAGTTattcaggaaacgacagaggctgcaggcagagtttggggtgctgactacaggcaaggctgttgaGCAGCTTTGAAAGGTAgaaggcgcgatttatgagcatggggagaaggccagtagaatgcttgcgcagcaactgaggaggagggaagcggctagggaaataaggagggtagtggatggggaaggtaacctagcagggctgaacaaggtcttttgggacttttataggaagctgtacacttcggaacaacctgggggaccgggggggggctgaggcgattcctggacggactgaccttcccaagagtggggagggggttggtggatggacTGGGGGCCCTGTTCAGGATCGAAGAGATATTGGGGGGACCTGAagatcatgcagtcgggtaaagccctggggccggacgggtatccggtggagttttacaaaacatttgccgggatagtggggccagtgctggccaaggtctttaacgaggcaagagacagaggcagTTTACCCCAACAAT
Proteins encoded:
- the macir gene encoding macrophage immunometabolism regulator isoform X1; amino-acid sequence: MFSCLGLSPTAASFRMEVDLSGINRAAVPVLSAPAVEVNSLGKAEPEKPRSSSTPCSPVKRTVPSYQILHMDTNYLVGFTTGGELLKLAQRWSGNEPNSAEALPSQHTKQQDAGVARSSRIYRTKNRYYQPYEIPAANGRRRRRMPSSGERTVKSLSFEPNKCLRGPLPVCLIKGKRAQSKSLDYLNLDKMNINEPADTEVLQYQLQHLTLRGERVFSRNKT
- the macir gene encoding macrophage immunometabolism regulator isoform X2 codes for the protein MEVDLSGINRAAVPVLSAPAVEVNSLGKAEPEKPRSSSTPCSPVKRTVPSYQILHMDTNYLVGFTTGGELLKLAQRWSGNEPNSAEALPSQHTKQQDAGVARSSRIYRTKNRYYQPYEIPAANGRRRRRMPSSGERTVKSLSFEPNKCLRGPLPVCLIKGKRAQSKSLDYLNLDKMNINEPADTEVLQYQLQHLTLRGERVFSRNKT